In the Marinomonas algicola genome, one interval contains:
- a CDS encoding FUSC family protein, translating into MLTSLLAQFKSLFSWSDIKRPWHIAVLAAVCVGIPVLIGAAVGQFALSTLSSLGAMVILYLPKTRISHRMVTLALCSFGFMVCFSIGSLASFNHYFAALALAFLSFGSIVITRYYGLPNPGSFFFILVSALAIYLPFDLSTFANNVGMVALGAMLSCGLAFFYSLITHENALPQTRVETDPRVNAILLEAALVAFCITFSYIVALMMSLPNALWVPISCAAILQGATFRMIWHRNIHRIVGTAIGMGVAWFVFSLNPNDWHLAVWMILFQFLVELLIVKNYGAAVIFITPLTVIMAEFTSANMTTEVLLQHRLVDISIGSAIGIIGGTVFHRTSLLKNIESRMNTRSSLSGRNHS; encoded by the coding sequence TTGCTTACTAGTCTATTAGCTCAATTTAAAAGCCTTTTCTCTTGGAGTGATATTAAACGCCCTTGGCATATTGCGGTGCTGGCTGCAGTATGTGTCGGAATACCCGTTTTAATTGGTGCCGCCGTAGGTCAATTTGCGCTCTCAACTTTATCCAGCTTAGGGGCCATGGTTATTTTGTATTTACCTAAAACCCGCATATCTCATCGAATGGTAACCCTAGCTTTGTGCTCTTTTGGTTTTATGGTGTGTTTTAGTATTGGCTCCCTTGCGAGCTTTAATCACTATTTTGCCGCGCTCGCACTGGCTTTTTTGTCTTTCGGCTCAATAGTCATTACCCGTTATTATGGCTTGCCTAACCCCGGTAGTTTTTTCTTCATTCTAGTATCGGCCTTAGCCATTTATTTACCTTTTGATTTAAGTACATTTGCTAACAATGTTGGCATGGTTGCGCTCGGAGCGATGTTGTCGTGCGGACTGGCTTTCTTTTACAGCCTGATCACCCATGAGAATGCCTTACCTCAAACTCGCGTTGAAACAGATCCACGAGTAAACGCCATTCTGCTGGAAGCGGCTTTAGTGGCATTCTGCATTACCTTTTCTTATATAGTCGCTTTGATGATGTCTTTGCCAAACGCACTTTGGGTACCCATTTCCTGTGCCGCCATTTTGCAAGGAGCCACTTTCCGCATGATTTGGCATCGCAATATTCATCGAATCGTAGGCACCGCTATTGGAATGGGTGTTGCTTGGTTCGTTTTCTCTTTAAATCCAAACGATTGGCACTTGGCTGTTTGGATGATTCTCTTTCAATTTCTTGTGGAACTGTTAATTGTAAAAAACTATGGTGCCGCGGTCATTTTTATTACTCCCCTCACTGTTATTATGGCTGAATTCACCAGCGCTAATATGACCACTGAAGTATTATTGCAACATAGGTTAGTGGACATCTCTATTGGGAGTGCCATTGGTATAATTGGAGGTACCGTCTTTCATAGAACCTCTCTTTTAAAAAACATTGAATCTAGAATGAACACGCGCAGCTCATTATCAGGTCGTAATCATTCGTGA
- a CDS encoding efflux RND transporter permease subunit — MIAHFFINRPVFAWVISIAIMLAGLASINALPIAQYPDVAPPTISISATYSGASAETVENSVTQILEQQLTGLDGLLYFSSSSSSTGRSSINVTFEQGTDPDIAQVQIQNKIQQVTSSLPTSVQQNGVTVKKSNSDFLLIAAIYDETDKSSAGDISDFLVASLQDPVSRVEGVGSIQVFGSEYAMRIWLDPLKLASYKLMPSDVSAAISAQNTQVAAGSLGAYPVIDGQELNVTVTAQSKLQTAEQFKDIILAYDNSGATVRLSHVAKVELGNESYSYITRLNGHPASGLAVMLSPEGNALSTSESVKNVLNDFSKNLPDGYKLAYPVDNTSFIRISIEEVVKTLFEAIVLVIIVMFIFLQNWRATLIPAIAVPVVLLGTFGVLELFGYSINTLTMFGIVLSIGLLVDDAIVVVENVERVMEEEKLSPKESTIKSMKEITSALIGIAVVLSAVFLPMAFFSGSTGVIYRQFSITIVSSMILSVIVALTLTPALCATLLKSNHKSNQKGLGGWFNRTFDGATNKYSGGVSRIIKTPIRWMLIYGMIVAGLIGLMNSLPSGFLPTEDQGRVMVMVSLPEGASMSRTDKVMREIESYFLEKEKSNVDAIFTISGFNFMGSGQNAGMAFVSLKDWSERLAPEDSASAIVGRSYGGFAGLRDARIFSLIPPSIRGLGQSSGFTFQLQASGNTDRATLLEMRNALLQNANTSPLLTGVRLGSDSEAPQLHIDIDQEKASALGLSLSDISSTLSSAWAGRYVNDFIDRGRVKTVYMQGDAKYRSSPEDLQNWYVRSKDNTMTPFSAFATSEWTNGPKSLSRFNGSASYEIQGSGANGVSSGEAMDELERVSDSLTGGVTGAWSGLSYQERLSSGQTQTLYAISILVVFLCLAALYESWTVPLSVILVIPLGVIGAAAAAHLRGLENDVYFQVALLTTIGLSSKNAILIVEFAEAAYRNGANVWDAAAQAARLRLRPIIMTSMAFIVGTMPLVLSSGAGANSRISIGSGIVGGTLTATVLAIFFVPLFFVIVRRIFSKRPDGLSTTEE, encoded by the coding sequence ATGATTGCTCATTTTTTTATTAATCGCCCTGTCTTTGCATGGGTAATTTCAATTGCAATAATGCTAGCAGGCCTTGCTTCTATCAATGCCCTACCAATCGCTCAATACCCAGACGTAGCACCTCCAACAATCAGTATTTCAGCCACCTATTCCGGTGCTTCGGCTGAAACGGTTGAGAACAGTGTTACTCAAATCCTTGAGCAACAACTTACAGGGCTAGATGGTCTTTTGTACTTTTCATCATCAAGTAGTTCTACTGGTCGATCAAGCATTAACGTTACCTTTGAACAAGGAACAGATCCGGATATTGCACAGGTCCAAATTCAAAATAAGATCCAACAAGTTACATCAAGTTTGCCCACTTCTGTACAACAAAACGGTGTCACAGTTAAAAAATCTAACTCTGATTTTTTGTTGATCGCTGCGATTTATGATGAAACAGATAAGAGCTCTGCCGGTGATATTTCAGACTTCCTAGTGGCAAGCCTGCAAGACCCCGTTTCTCGTGTTGAAGGTGTTGGTAGTATTCAGGTATTCGGCTCTGAATACGCAATGCGTATTTGGTTAGACCCACTCAAACTCGCGTCTTATAAACTGATGCCTTCAGATGTTTCGGCCGCGATTTCTGCACAAAACACTCAGGTTGCGGCCGGTAGTTTAGGCGCCTATCCTGTCATCGATGGACAGGAACTCAATGTCACGGTTACGGCTCAATCTAAACTACAAACAGCGGAGCAGTTCAAAGACATTATTCTCGCCTACGACAACAGTGGTGCCACCGTGCGCCTCAGCCATGTTGCTAAGGTCGAATTAGGCAATGAATCGTATTCCTACATCACACGTTTAAACGGTCACCCAGCGTCAGGCCTAGCGGTCATGCTGTCACCAGAAGGAAACGCTTTATCCACCTCAGAGTCTGTTAAAAACGTATTAAATGATTTTTCTAAAAATTTACCGGATGGTTATAAACTGGCTTATCCTGTTGATAACACCAGCTTCATAAGAATCTCCATTGAGGAAGTGGTTAAAACGCTGTTTGAAGCCATTGTATTGGTTATCATTGTCATGTTCATTTTCTTACAGAACTGGCGTGCTACATTAATCCCGGCCATTGCTGTACCAGTTGTACTTCTCGGTACTTTTGGCGTACTGGAACTGTTTGGTTATTCTATTAATACCTTAACCATGTTTGGTATCGTCTTATCTATCGGACTTCTGGTCGATGATGCGATCGTTGTCGTGGAAAACGTAGAGCGCGTCATGGAAGAGGAAAAACTGTCGCCAAAAGAATCGACCATTAAATCCATGAAAGAAATTACCAGTGCATTAATTGGTATTGCGGTTGTCTTATCGGCCGTATTTCTTCCAATGGCTTTCTTCAGTGGCTCTACGGGCGTTATTTATCGACAATTCTCAATCACAATCGTTTCTTCAATGATATTGTCAGTCATTGTTGCACTGACCTTGACCCCTGCGTTGTGTGCCACATTATTAAAATCAAATCATAAAAGTAATCAAAAAGGCTTAGGTGGCTGGTTTAACCGCACATTTGATGGAGCGACCAATAAGTACTCTGGAGGTGTAAGTCGGATCATTAAAACACCGATTCGTTGGATGCTTATTTACGGCATGATTGTGGCGGGTTTAATCGGATTAATGAATTCTTTACCTTCTGGCTTCCTCCCTACAGAAGACCAAGGACGCGTAATGGTAATGGTCTCTTTACCTGAAGGTGCCTCCATGTCTCGTACAGATAAAGTCATGAGAGAAATAGAGTCTTATTTCCTTGAAAAAGAAAAAAGTAATGTGGACGCCATCTTTACAATTTCCGGCTTCAACTTTATGGGCAGTGGGCAAAATGCAGGTATGGCTTTTGTCTCCTTAAAAGATTGGAGCGAACGTCTTGCGCCAGAAGACAGTGCAAGTGCAATTGTTGGCCGCTCATATGGTGGTTTTGCAGGCTTAAGGGACGCTAGAATTTTCTCTTTGATCCCCCCCTCTATTCGAGGCCTGGGCCAAAGTAGTGGTTTTACCTTCCAGCTTCAAGCCAGTGGTAATACTGATCGCGCCACCCTTTTAGAAATGCGTAATGCCTTATTACAAAACGCAAACACAAGCCCTCTATTAACTGGCGTTCGTCTCGGTTCTGATTCGGAAGCACCACAGCTGCACATTGATATTGACCAAGAGAAAGCATCGGCTCTTGGCCTGTCATTATCCGATATCAGTTCAACCTTGAGCAGTGCTTGGGCGGGTCGATATGTCAATGATTTCATTGATCGTGGTAGAGTAAAAACCGTCTATATGCAGGGTGATGCGAAATATCGCTCTTCTCCTGAAGACTTACAGAACTGGTATGTTCGTAGCAAAGACAACACCATGACGCCTTTCTCTGCATTTGCCACAAGCGAGTGGACCAATGGTCCTAAAAGCTTGAGCCGTTTTAATGGTTCTGCGTCTTACGAAATACAAGGGTCTGGCGCCAATGGCGTAAGTTCTGGAGAGGCAATGGACGAATTAGAACGTGTATCAGACTCTTTGACAGGTGGGGTGACTGGGGCATGGAGTGGGTTATCTTATCAAGAGCGCTTATCGAGCGGACAAACTCAAACACTGTATGCCATTTCCATTTTAGTGGTATTTTTGTGTCTTGCTGCATTATATGAAAGCTGGACTGTCCCTTTGTCCGTCATCTTAGTCATTCCACTGGGCGTCATTGGTGCTGCCGCGGCGGCGCACTTAAGAGGATTAGAAAATGATGTGTACTTCCAGGTCGCGTTGTTAACGACCATAGGACTTTCGTCAAAAAATGCCATTCTGATCGTCGAGTTCGCTGAAGCGGCGTATCGAAATGGGGCCAATGTCTGGGACGCCGCGGCACAAGCGGCTCGCCTAAGGTTACGCCCCATTATCATGACATCCATGGCCTTTATCGTCGGAACCATGCCATTAGTTCTCTCTTCTGGTGCTGGCGCCAACAGCCGGATTTCTATTGGTTCAGGTATCGTGGGTGGAACATTAACAGCAACGGTTTTGGCCATCTTTTTTGTTCCATTATTCTTTGTGATTGTGCGTCGAATTTTCTCAAAACGCCCAGATGGGTTATCGACAACAGAAGAGTAA